From the genome of Oncorhynchus kisutch isolate 150728-3 unplaced genomic scaffold, Okis_V2 Okis09a-Okis19a_hom, whole genome shotgun sequence, one region includes:
- the LOC109886067 gene encoding beta-1,3-galactosyl-O-glycosyl-glycoprotein beta-1,6-N-acetylglucosaminyltransferase 3-like: MERLYGLFMASVRLSRSQRFFKNFSLILLSGSVSLLLWAALRRPPGSDRSPLPVLDLLPPDYATDLPACSAIIQGDLQGLERDQLNLLLKTMKKQQLLSEAFYHNVTQDCQYVTEREFITVPLSQEEKEFPIAYSMVIHDKIEMFERLLRALYTPQNVYCVHIDQKSSEAFRTAVRAIVSCLSNVFVASKLESVVYASWSRVQADLNCMEDLLKSPVQWRYLINTCGTDFPIKTNAEMVQALKLQNGRNSMESETTDDYKNNRWQFHHKITSNMVVKTNIRKSPPPISTPMFSGNAYFLVSRAFVRHVMESQEVQALLEWEKDTYSPDEHLWATLQRMPSVPGSNPPHIKYHESDMNAIARIVKWRSLEGDVRNGAPYPPCSGVYRRSICVYGAGDLRWLLQHHHLIANKFDPEVDDVAIRCLESHLRFKATYRVSRRTVESERILQKL, from the coding sequence ATGGAAAGATTATACGGACTATTCATGGCTTCTGTtcggttgtccaggtctcagagATTCTTCAAGAACTTCTCTCTGATCCTCCTGAGTGGATCCGTCTCTCTGCTCCTGTGGGCCGCTCTCAGACGCCCGCCGGGCTCTGACAGGAGTCCTCTCCCCGTTCTGGACCTCCTGCCCCCGGACTACGCTACCGACCTGCCGGCCTGCTCAGCCATCATCCAGGGAGACCTGCAGGGTCTGGAGAGGGATCAGCTCAACCTCCTGCTGAAGACCATGAAGAAACAGCAGCTGCTGTCAGAGGCCTTCTACCACAACGTGACTCAGGATTGTCAGTACGTCACAGAAAGAGAGTTCATCACCGTTCCTCTCAGTCAGGAGGAGAAGGAGTTCCCCATCGCCTACTCCATGGTCATCCACGACAAGATTGAGATGTTTGAGCGGCTCTTGCGTGCCCTGTACACTCCTCAGAACGTGTACTGCGTCCACATCGACCAGAAGTCCTCGGAGGCCTTCAGGACGGCAGTGAGGGCTATCGTATCCTGTCTGTCTAATGTGTTTGTGGCCAGTAAGTTAGAGAGTGTGGTATACGCCTCCTGGTCCAGAGTGCAGGCCGATCTGAACTGTATGGAGGATCTCCTGAAGTCACCTGTCCAGTGGAGGTACCTGATCAACACCTGTGGAACAGACTTCCCCATTAAGACCAACGCTGAGATGGTTCAGGCCCTCAAGCTGCAGAACGGTAGGAACAGCATGGAGTCAGAGACCACCGACGACTATAAAAACAACAGATGGCAGTTTCACCACAAAATCACCAGCAACATGGTGGTCAAGACGAACATTAGGAAGAGCCCTCCTCCAATCAGCACCCCCATGTTTTCTGGCAACGCCTACTTCCTGGTGTCCAGGGCCTTTGTCCGTCACGTGATGGAGTCTCAGGAGGTCCAGGCGCTGTTGGAGTGGGAGAAGGACACCTATAGTCCTGATGAACACCTGTGGGCCACCCTGCAGCGAATGCCCTCTGTACCAGGATCTAACCCTCCGCACATCAAGTACCATGAATCAGACATGAACGCCATTGCTCGCATTGTGAAGTGGCGTTCCCTGGAAGGAGATGTGAGGAACGGAGCCCCATATCCACCCTGCTCGGGTGTCTACAGGAGGTCCATTTGTGTCTACGGGGCTGGAGATCTCAGGTGGCTCCTACAACATCACCACCTCATCGCTAACAAGTTTGACCCTGAGGTGGATGATGTGGCTATCAGGTGTCTGGAGTCGCACCTGCGCTTCAAAGCTACATACCGTGTTTCACGAAGGACAGTGGAATCCGAGAGGATCTTACAAAAACTATGA